The Ornithodoros turicata isolate Travis chromosome 7, ASM3712646v1, whole genome shotgun sequence genome includes a region encoding these proteins:
- the LOC135401577 gene encoding acetyl-CoA carboxylase-like isoform X12 yields MVVGCLDAAKGTVNTALNVLKRWNRRDGRCFVHPQSSSEAEMNGSHRKRPQSSTKPPTIVVEHCQDDQDSKAFGDCPRALFTIDCSDEELEDGATKSTQMFIGEDLKRSRSRVKLFSFSGKFRNRAQSMSGAHLSNEDREYSKGSKDFIVATPEEFVSRFGGRHVINKILIANNGIAAVKCMRSIRRWSYEMFSNDKAIRFVVMVTPEDLNANAEYIKLADHCVPVPGGSNNNNYANVDLILDIAKRVGAQAVWAGWGHASENPKLPELLNKNKIAFMGPPDKAMWALGDKIASSIVAQTASVPTLPWSGSGLKADWNEEDMAQSKKRLKIKPELYKKGCVSDVDDGLEAAQRIGFPVMIKASEGGGGKGIRKAESAPEFPALFRQVQAEVPGSPIFIMKLATCARHLEVQLLADQYGNAISLFGRDCSIQRRHQKIIEEAPCIVAKPHVLENMEKAAVRLAKMVGYVSAGTVEYLYSEDGNFYFLELNPRLQVEHPCTEMIADVNLPACQLQIAMGLPLHHIKDIRLLYGESPWGDSVIDFDNPPQRPRPLGHVIAARVTSENPDEGFKPSAGTVQELNFRSNRNVWGYFSVGASGGLHEFADSQFGHCFSWGEDREEARENLVLALKELSIRGDFRTTVEYLITLLETEAFLGNTFDTGWLDKLIAERVQAGKPDTMLSVICGSLHVAHRTIRENLTNFQTCLEKGQILPATTLTNTLTVELVHEGIKYTVQVSQCGPTTYFLVLNDSWRKVEAHRLSDDRLLLSIDGASYTTYMKEEVDRYRVVIGNQTCVFEKEKDPTVLRSPSTGKLLQFLVEDGAHVVCGQQYAEIEVMKMVMTLTVEECGCVHFIRRSGAVLEAGCELARLELDDPTRVNKAQPFAGTFPPAESEGCLAGEKLNQQFLAAKKDLENVLDGYVLPDPYFVPDTVASLETFMRTLRDPSLPLMELKDIISSISGRIQPTVEHSIRQLMKMYDKNITSVLAQFPSQQIASVIDSYAATLQKRADRDVFFMATQGIVQLVQRYRNGIRGRMKNVVQELLRQYLNVEVDFQQGHYDKCVAQLREKHKDNMSAVVDKIFSHLQVAKKNMLIIKLIDHLCGHEPGLTDELSSILNELTTLSKTDNAKVALRARQVLIATHQPAYELRHNQMESIFLSAIDMYGHDFCPENLQKLIMSETSIFDVLHDFFYHHNIVVQRAALEVYVRRAYVSYDLTCLQHLQLPSGICAAQFQFLLPSSHPNRQAQLPVEPSITSEDSTGSTWEHEAPDLDSQRLGIMAAFGSFDQFANDFDSLLDFFCWTPAMRMTEYDGATTFHGAVENNLEPMHILNIAIRTDPPEEDEQYAAKLYTFCHEKSTIMKEKMIRRITFLMLHKRRFPQYYTFRYRDDYMEDKIYRHLEPALAFQLEINRLRNYDLDAIPTSNLKMHLYLGKAKVPKGQEVTDYRFFIRAIIRHSDLITKEASYEYMQNEGERLLLEAMDELEVAFTHPAAKRTDCNHIFLNFVPKVTMDPAKIAENVRDMVMRYGPRLWKLRVLQAEIKMTIRPNLNGKCIPIRLFLANESGYYLDISLYKEVVDPVTGQMQFEAWGHKQGPLHGLPISTPYLTKDYLQQKRFQAQSNGTTYVYDFPDMFRQALIRLWEEHLEMHPDEDMPSCLLSCVELVLDAQGRLVEQKRLPGENDVGMVAWRMTLFTPEYPEGRDVIVIANDITFLLGTFGPQEDLLFFKASERARQSSIPRLYISANSGARIGLAEEVKHLFNVAWVDPDNPDKGYKYLYLTPENFKKVSAVNSVNAELIDDDGEKRYKITNIIGKVDGLGVENLKYAGLIAGETSQAYKEVITISLVTCRAIGIGAYLVRLGQRVIQLENSHIILTGAGALNKLLGREVYTSNNQLGGVQIMYQNGVSHVTVHDDLEGTYTMLRWLSYMPKHKGAELPVIEPLDPIDRDVVYVPTKMPYDPRWILAGRESPNLPGFWEDGFFDRGSFMEIMQQWAQTVVCGRARLGGIPVGVVAVETRTVEIDVPADPANLDSEAKVVSQAGQVWFPDSAYKTAQAIEDFNREELPLMVFANWRGFSGGMKDMYDQVLKFGAYIVDALHNYNQPVIVYIPPFAELRGGAWAVVDAAINPRQMEMFADPESRGGVLEPEGTVEIRFRKKDLLKTMHRVDAVCRDLVSRLGISTDTEQKEQLQKELSKREQQLLPMYHQVALTFADLHDLPARMQEKGVIQDVVPWSKSRLQLYWRLRRRLLIDRMKKTILSLRPNLGDGEMENMFKRWFVESLGAVKQYLWENDEAVVRWLQEQLHTESTQRSLVLENIECLRRDATISQFKSLLQSNPEVVMDAAVYVIQQLSTQQRSDILGTIKTLDAQMSDSPSAEDTPPALVESSTS; encoded by the exons GTTCTTCAGAAGCAGAGATGAATGGATCACATAGGAAACGGCCACAGAGTTCTACAAAGCCACCAACGATTGTCGTGGAACATTGCCAAGATGACCAAGATTCCAAAGCGTTTGG GGACTGCCCCCGTGCCCTGTTCACCATAGACTGTTCAGATGAAGAGCTTGAAGACGGCGCGACAAAGTCAACCCAGATGTTCATAGGCGAGGACCTGAAGCGATCGCGCTCTCGGGTCAAACTTTTCAG CTTCTCGGGCAAGTTCCGAAATCGAGC GCAGTCTATGTCTGGAGCACATTTGTCCAATGAGGACAGGGAATACAGCAAGGGATCCAAGGACTTTATCGTGGCAACCCCCGAAGAGTTTGTCAGTCGGTTCGGAGGTCGCCATGTCATCAACAAG ATCCTGATAGCGAACAACGGCATAGCAGCTGTAAAATGCATGCGCTCCATTCGAAGATGGTCTTACGAGATGTTCAGCAACGACAAGGCCATCCGCTTTGTTGTCATGGTCACTCCCGAAGACCTCAACGCCAATGCAG AGTACATAAAGTTGGCAGACCACTGCGTGCCCGTACCTGGTggatccaacaacaacaactacgcAAACGTCGACCTCATCCTGGACATAGCCAAGAGAGTTGGGGCGCAGGCGGTTTGGGCCGGATGGGGCCATGCGTCCGAGAACCCCAAACTGCCGGAGTTGCTCAACAAGAACAAGATTGCCTTCATGG GTCCGCCAGACAAGGCAATGTGGGCATTGGGTGACAAGATAGCTTCTTCGATAGTTGCTCAGACTGCCAGTGTTCCAACACTTCCTTGGAGCGGGTCTG GACTTAAAGCCGACTGGAATGAAGAGGATATGGCTCAGTCCAAGAAGCGACTGAAAATCAAGCCCGAGCTCTACAAAAAGGGCTGCGTCTCTGACGTTGACGACGGTCTCGAG GCCGCTCAGCGCATTGGCTTCCCCGTGATGATCAAGGCGTCGGAAGGGGGTGGCGGCAAAGGAATCAGGAAAGCGGAGAGCGCCCCGGAGTTTCCCGCCTTGTTCCGCCAGGTGCAAGCCGAGGTACCTGGTTCGCCCATTTTCATCATGAAGTTGGCCACGTGCGCTCGCCACCTGGAAGTGCAGCTCTTGGCGGATCAATACGGCAACGCCATCTCTCTCTTTGGCCGCGACTGTTCCATCCAGAGGCGTCATCAGAAAATCATAGAAGAGGCACCGTGCATAGTGGCCAAACCTCACGTGTTGGAGAACATGGAAAAG GCAGCTGTGCGCCTTGCCAAGATGGTGGGATACGTGAGTGCTGGGACCGTAGAGTACCTCTACAGCGAGGATGGCAACTTTTACTTTCTCGAGCTCAACCCTAGGCTGCAG GTGGAGCATCCGTGCACAGAAATGATAGCAGACGTCAACCTTCCGGCATGCCAACTTCAG ATTGCCATGGGCTTGCCTCTCCACCACATCAAGGATATTCGACTACTTTATGGGGAGTCCCCTTGGGGAGACTCTGTCATAGATTTCGACAACCCACCTCAGCGTCCCAGGCCGCTGGGTCACGTCATCGCGGCTCGGGTCACGTCGGAGAATCCCGACGAGGGGTTCAAGCCCAGCGCTGGCACCGTGCAGGAACTCAACTTCCGCAGCAACCGTAACGTCTGGGGCTACTTCAGCGTCGGAGCCTCCGGCGGATTACACGAGTTTGCAGACTCGCAGTTTGGGCACTGTTTCTCCTGGGGAGAAGACAGGGAGGAAGCTCGAGA GAACCTCGTACTTGCGTTGAAAGAACTGTCCATCCGCGGTGACTTCCGCACGACGGTTGAGTACCTCATAACCCTTCTGGAGACTGAAGCTTTTTTGGGAAACACCTTCGACACTGGATGGCTGGACAAGCTCATTGCAGAGAGAGTACAG GCTGGAAAACCAGACACGATGCTGTCCGTAATCTGCGGCTCTCTCCATGTGGCTCACAGAACTATTCGCGAGAACCTGACAAATTTCCAGACCTGTCTCGAGAA AGGACAAATCCTGCCAGCGACCACGCTGACAAACACACTGACGGTGGAATTAGTTCACGAGGGCATCAAATATACTGTACAG GTATCCCAGTGCGGACCGACAACCTACTTTCTCGTGTTGAACGACTCGTGGCGCAAAGTGGAGGCTCACCGTTTGAGCGACGACCGACTGTTGCTCTCCATCGACGGTGCTTCCTACACGACCTACATGAAGGAGGAAGTGGATCGTTACAGGGTTGTCATCGGCAACCAGACCTGCGTCTTTGAGAAGGAGAAGGATCCCACGGTTCTCAGATCGCCATCCACAGGAAAGCTGTTGCAGTTCCTGGTCGAAGACGGAGCGCACGTCGTCTGCGGCCAACAGTACGCCGAGATCGAAGTGATGAAGATGGTGATGACGCTCACCGTGGAAGAATGCGGCTG CGTACATTTCATCCGACGCTCTGGCGCTGTTCTGGAGGCTGGCTGTGAGCTTGCAAGGCTGGAGCTTGATGACCCTACTAGGGTTAACAAG GCTCAGCCCTTCGCCGGAACATTTCCTCCTGCGGAGTCTGAAGGCTGCTTGGCTGGGGAGAAATTGAATCAGCAGTTTCTGGCAGCAAAGAAGGACCTTGAGAACGTCCTGGACGGTTATGTCTTGCCCGACCCTTACTTTGTACCTGACACCGTGGCCTCGCTGGAGACGTTCATGAGAACGCTCAGGGATCCCTCCTTGCCTCTCATGGAGCTCAAG GACATAATCTCATCCATCTCCGGCCGCATTCAGCCGACAGTGGAGCACAGCATTCGGCAGCTGATGAAGATGTACGACAAGAACATCACCTCCGTCCTCGCACAGTTTCCGAGCCAGCAG ATTGCAAGCGTGATAGACAGCTATGCAGCGACGCTGCAGAAACGTGCAGACAGGGATGTCTTCTTCATGGCAACCCAGGGCATCGTGCAGCTGGTGCAACGGTACCGGAATGGCATCCGCGGCCGGATGAAGAATGTGGTGCAAGAACTCCTGCGGCAGTACCTCAACGTGGAGGTGGACTTCCAGCAAG GGCATTACGACAAGTGTGTGGCTCAACTCCGAGAGAAGCACAAGGACAACATGTCCGCTGTTGTGGACAAAATTTTCTCCCACCTGCAGGTTGCCAAGAAGAACATGCTCATCATTAAGCTCATT GACCACTTGTGTGGCCACGAGCCTGGCTTGACTGACGAGCTATCTTCAATACTCAATGAGCTGACCACTCTGAGCAAGACCGATAATGCCAAGGTTGCCCTCAGAGCTAGGCAG GTGTTAATAGCGACTCATCAGCCTGCATATGAGCTACGCCACAACCAAATGGAGTCCATCTTCTTGTCGGCGATTGACATGTACGGCCACGACTTTTGCCCCGAAAACCTGCAGAAGCTGATAATGTCTGAGACCTCCATATTTGATGTGCTGCATGACTTCTTCTATCACCACAACATTGTCGTCCAGCGTGCAGCTCTTGAG GTGTATGTGCGGCGGGCTTACGTCTCCTATGACCTGACGTGTCTTCAACATCTCCAACTCCCATCGGGAATCTGCGCAGCACAGTTTCAGTTCCTCCTCCCAAGCTCACATCCTAACAG GCAGGCACAGCTCCCCGTCGAGCCCAGCATCACTTCCGAGGACAGCACTGGCAGCACCTGGGAACATGAAGCTCCCGACCTTGACTCCCAGAGACTTGGCATCATGGCTGCCTTTGGCTCTTTTGACCAGTTTGCCAA CGATTTTGACAGCCTCCTGGACTTCTTCTGCTGGACTCCCGCCATGCGGATGACGGAGTACGACGGTGCAACTACTTTCCACGGTGCAGTCGAAAAT aaCCTGGAACCAATGCACATCCTCAACATTGCCATCCGTACGGATCCTCCAGAAGAAGATGAGCAGTACGCTGCCAAGTTGTATACCTTCTGCCATGAAAAG AGTACCATCATGAAGGAAAAGATGATTCGGCGGATCACGTTCCTCATGCTGCACAAG AGACGCTTCCCACAGTACTACACATTCCGCTACAGAGACGAC TATATGGAAGACAAGATATATCGACACCTGGAGCCGGCCCTTGCCTTCCAGCTGGAAATCAACCGTCTGCGCAACTATGACCTGGACGCCATTCCCACGTCGAACCTCAAGATGCACCTCTACCTCGGAAAAGCCAAG GTCCCTAAAGGACAAGAAGTGACGGACTATCGCTTTTTCATCCGGGCCATCATCCGTCATTCAGACCTCATTACCAAG GAAGCATCCTACGAGTACATGCAGAACGAAGGTGAGCGTCTCCTACTCGAAGCCATGGACGAACTCGAGGTGGCCTTTACACATCCAGCC GCTAAACGGACAGACTGCAACCACATTTTCCTCAACTTTGTTCCAAAGGTCACCATGGACCCTGCAAAG ATTGCAGAGAACGTTCGTGACATGGTGATGCGATATGGACCTCGTCTGTGGAAACTTCGTGTGCTTCAAGCGGAAATTAAAATGACAATCAG GCCCAACTTGAACGGAAAATGCATTCCCATCCGGTTGTTCTTGGCCAACGAGAGTGGCTACTACCTGGACATCAGCCTGTACAAGGAAGTAGTGGACCCTGTAACTGGCCAGATGCAGTTTGAAGCCTGGGGTCACAAGCAGGGACCCCTGCACGGACTGCCTATATCTACACCGTACCTGACCAAGGACTACCTCCAGCAGAAGCGCTTCCAGGCTCAGTCCAACGGAACCACTTATGTGTACGATTTCCCTGACATGTTCAGACAG GCACTTATACGTCTGTGGGAAGAGCACCTGGAAATGCACCCAGACGAGGACATGCCCAGTTGCCTACTGAGCTGCGTGGAACTGGTTCTGGATGCACAGGGACGCCTCGTGGAACAGAAGCGACTCCCAGGCGAGAATGAC GTGGGCATGGTGGCATGGCGCATGACTCTCTTCACGCCAGAGTACCCCGAGGGCCGAGATGTCATCGTGATTGCCAATGACATAACGTTTCTCCTGGGCACATTCGGACCTCAGGAGGACCTGCTCTTCTTT AAAGCATCGGAGAGGGCCAGGCAGAGCTCAATTCCGCGGCTGTATATTTCTGCCAACAGCGGTGCACGCATCGGGCTTGCGGAAGAAGTGAAGCACCTCTTCAACGTTGCTTGGGTTGATCCCGATAATCCGGATAAG GGCTATAAGTACCTCTACCTCACACCGGAGAACTTCAAGAAGGTTAGCGCAGTCAACTCGGTCAACGCAGAGTTGATAGACGACGACGGCGAGAAACGATACAAGATTACAAACATTATTG GCAAGGTAGATGGGCTCGGAGTGGAAAACCTCAAGTACGCGGGTCTTATCGCCGGGGAAACATCTCAGGCGTACAAGGAGGTTATCACGATAAGTCTG GTGACATGTCGAGCCATCGGCATTGGAGCCTACCTGGTACGTCTTGGTCAACGTGTGATTCAGCTGGAGAACTCTCACATCATTTTGACTGGAGCGGGTGCTTTGAATAAG CTTTTGGGTCGAGAAGTGTACACTTCCAACAACCAGCTGGGTGGTGTTCAGATCATGTACCAGAACGGAGTCTCACACGTCACAGTTCACGATGATCTTGAAGGGACGTACACGATGCTCAGGTGGCTGTCTTACATGCCAAAG CACAAAGGGGCCGAGCTACCAGTTATCGAGCCTCTGGACCCGATTGACCGTGACGTCGTCTATGTGCCGACTAAAATGCCCTACGACCCTCGGTGGATCCTGGCTGGACGAGAGAGCCCTA ACTTGCCTGGTTTCTGGGAAGATGGATTCTTTGATCGTGGATCCTTCATGGAGATCATGCAGCAGTGGGCACAGACGGTGGTCTGTGGCAGAGCAAGACTCGGAGGCATTCCGGTGGGGGTGGTTGCCGTGGAGACGCGCACCGTGGAAATAGACGTTCCGGCTGACCCCGCTAATCTCGATTCCGAAGCTAAG GTGGTATCTCAAGCGGGACAGGTGTGGTTCCCTGATTCTGCATACAAGACCGCTCAGGCTATTGAGGACTTCAACAGGGAAGAACTGCCACTTATGGTGTTTGCCAATTGGAGAGGATTCTCGGGAGGAATGAAAG ACATGTACGACCAGGTGCTCAAGTTTGGGGCGTACATCGTCGACGCCCTCCACAACTACAACCAGCCGGTCATCGTGTACATTCCGCCGTTCGCCGAGCTTCGTGGTGGTGCCTGGGCAGTCGTGGACGCGGCCATCAATCCCAGGCAGATGGAAATGTTTGCGGATCCAGAGAGCAG GGGAGGTGTTCTGGAGCCAGAGGGCACAGTAGAAATCCGTTTCCGAAAGAAGGACCTCTTAAAGACGATGCACCGCGTGGACGCGGTGTGCCGCGACCTGGTGTCCCGCCTGGGCATCTCCACTGACACGGAGCAGAAAGAGCAACTGCAGAAGGAGCTTTCAAAGAGGGAGCAACAGCTGCTTCCCATGTACCACCAGGTGGCGCTCACTTTTGCAGACCTGCACGACTTGCCCGCTCGTATGCAAGAGAAAGGTGTCATACAG GACGTAGTACCTTGGTCCAAATCCCGACTCCAGCTCTACTGGAGACTGCGTCGTCGTCTGCTCATCGACCGCATGAAGAAAACAATTCTGTCCCTTCGGCCAAACCTTGGTGACGGGGAGATGGAGAACATGTTCAAGCGCTGGTTCGTCGAATCTTTGGGCGCTGTCAAG CAATACCTCTGGGAAAACGATGAGGCCGTTGTCCGCTGGCTTCAAGAGCAACTTCACACAGAGTCCACACAGAGGTCGCTCGTGCTCGAGAACATAGAGTGTCTTCGTCGGGACGCAACCATCTCTCAGTTCAAAAG CTTGCTCCAGTCAAACCCTGAAGTGGTGATGGATGCTGCGGTGTACGTCATTCAGCAACTCTCGACGCAGCAGCGATCGGACATTCTCGGCACGATAAAAACGCTCGACGCGCAGATGAGTGACTCTCCTTCTGCGGAGGACACACCACCAGCCCTGGTGGAGTCATCAACTTCCTGA